One region of Pangasianodon hypophthalmus isolate fPanHyp1 chromosome 15, fPanHyp1.pri, whole genome shotgun sequence genomic DNA includes:
- the LOC113541421 gene encoding odorant receptor 131-2-like produces MAVTNDSTAEVLLIYQQLYQVALTEGPISKVSVATIMSLFFTYLNAIMVYTLWSKPVFKETPRYILFTHMLLNDSIQLLITSLLYIFGLAYLKLVMAACAFMVFVSATTFNNAPLNLAVMSLERYVAIRFPLRHAEIATQKRTHIAIGVIWFIGSINFIIDLFYGVVMDSNYLTLQMFCTRERLFIKQWQVDVYRGFNIFYFVSVTMIILFTYISILITTRSISSNKDSATKAHKTVLLHLIQLGLCLTSFLYSIMERAAAMAGSSSLFLDLRYVNYLFVLILPRCLSPLIYGLRDDAVRPLFIYYFRFATGKRTSTVNVH; encoded by the coding sequence ATGGCAGTCACTAACGATAGCACAGCTGAGGTTTTGTTGATATATCAACAATTGTATCAGGTTGCACTGACTGAAGGGCCGATATCAAAAGTTAGTGTTGCAACAATAATGTCACTGTTCTTTACTTATTTGAATGCTATCATGGTCTACACTCTTTGGAGCAAGCCTGTTTTTAAAGAGACTCCACGCTACATTCTGTTTACCCACATGCTTCTTAATGACTCAATTCAGCTCCTTATTACCTCCttgttgtatatttttggtCTAGCCTATCTCAAGCTAGTCATGGCTGCCTGTGCTTTTATGGTTTTTGTTTCAGCTACAACTTTCAATAACGCACCTTTAAACCTGGCTGTGATGTCACTAGAGCGTTATGTGGCTATACGCTTTCCTCTAAGACATGCTGAAATAGCCACTCAGAAAAGAACACATATTGCTATCGGAGTCATTTGGTTTATAGGTTCCATAAACTTCATAATTGACTTGTTTTATGGAGTTGTGATGGATTCTAACTATTTAACTTTACAAATGTTCTGCACAAGAGAAAGGCTATTCATAAAACAATGGCAGGTAGATGTTTATCGGGGCTTTAACATATTCTACTTTGTGTCAGTGACTATGATCATCCTTTTCACTTATATCAGCATTTTGATCACAACCAGGTCCATCTCCTCCAATAAAGACTCTGCTACGAAAGCCCATAAGACTGTGCTGCTGCACCTCATTCAGCTGGGCCTGTGTCTTACCtcttttctctacagcattATGGAGCGAGCTGCAGCAATGGCCGGCAGCAGCAGCCTCTTCTTGGACCTGCGTTATGTAAACTATTTATTTGTGCTGATTTTGCCACGCTGCCTAAGCCCACTCATCTACGGACTGAGAGACGATGCTGTACGGCCCTTATTCATCTACTACTTCCGCTTTGCCACAGGCAAACGCACGTCTACAGTCAATGTACACTGA
- the LOC113541387 gene encoding odorant receptor 131-2-like has product MAVTNDSTAEVLFIHQQMFQVALTEGPLSKVIVATIMSLFFTYLNAIMVYTLWSKPFFKETPRYVLFIHMLLNDSIQLTVTSMLYIFSLSFFKLVTAACAFLVYVSATTFNNAPLNLAVMSLERYVAIRFPLRHAEIATQKRTHIAIAIIWFIGSINFIIDLLYGLVIDSNFLTSQIFCTRERLFKKPWQADVLQGFNIFYFVSVTMIILFTYISILITARSISSNKDSAAKAHKTVLLHLIQLGLCLTSFLYSIIERAAAMAGSSSLFMDLRYLNYLFVLILPRCLSPLIYGLRDDALRPLFMYYFRCATGKRKSTVNVH; this is encoded by the coding sequence ATGGCAGTCACTAATGATAGCACAGCTGAGGTTTTGTTTATACATCAACAAATGTTTCAGGTTGCACTGACTGAAGGGCCGCTATCAAAAGTTATTGTTGCAACAATAATGTCACTGTTCTTTACTTATTTGAATGCTATCATGGTCTACACTCTTTGGAGTaagcctttttttaaagagaCTCCTCGCTACGTTCTGTTTATTCACATGCTTCTTAATGACTCGATTCAGCTCACCGTTACCTCCATGTTGTACATCTTCAGTCTGTCATTCTTCAAATTAGTCACAGCTGCTTGTGCTTTTCTGGTTTATGTTTCAGCTACAACATTCaataatgcacctttaaacctGGCTGTGATGTCACTCGAGCGTTATGTGGCCATACGCTTTCCTCTAAGACATGCTGAAATAGCCACTCAGAAAAGAACTCATATTGCCATTGCAATCATTTGGTTTATTGGTTCCATAAACTTCATAATTGACTTGCTATATGGTCTAGTGATTGATTCTAACTTTTTAACCTCACAGATATTTTGCACAAGAGAAAGGCTTTTCAAGAAACCATGGCAAGCAGATGTTTTGCAGGGCTTTAACATTTTCTACTTTGTGTCAGTGACTATGATCATCCTTTTCACTTATATCAGCATTTTGATCACAGCCAGGTCCATCTCCTCCAATAAAGACTCTGCTGCAAAAGCCCACAAGACTGTGTTGCTGCACCTCATTCAGCTGGGCCTCTGTCTTACTTCCTTTCTTTACAGCATCATAGAGCGTGCTGCAGCAATGGCCGGCAGCAGCAGCCTCTTCATGGACCTGCGTTATCTAAACTATTTATTTGTGCTGATATTGCCACGTTGCTTAAGCCCACTCATCTATGGACTGAGAGATGATGCTCTACGGCCCTTATTCATGTACTATTTCCGCTGTGCCACAGGCAAACGCAAGTCTACAGTCAATGTACACTGA
- the LOC113541420 gene encoding odorant receptor 131-2-like, with the protein MAVTNDSTAEVLLIYQQLYQVALTEGPISKVSVALIMSLFFTYLNSSMVYTLWSKPVFKETSRYILFTHMLLNDSIHLLVTSLLYIFGLAFLKLVKAACAFIVFVSVTTFRNTPLNLAVMSLERYVAICFPLRHAEIATQKRTYIAIGVIWFIASINLIIDLLYVVVVDSKFFTSQIMCTRERLFIKQWQVDVFQGFNIFYFVSVTMIILFTYISILITARSISSNKDSATKAHKTVLLHLIQLGLCLSTFLYSIIEQAAAMAGSSSLFLDLRYLNYLFVLILPRCLSPLIYGLRDDAVRSLLIYYFRTALGKRKSTVNVH; encoded by the coding sequence ATGGCAGTCACTAACGATAGCACAGCTGAGGTTTTGTTGATATATCAACAATTGTATCAGGTTGCACTGACTGAAGGGCCGATATCAAAAGTTAGTGTTGCATTAATAATGTCACTGTTCTTTACTTATTTGAATTCCAGCATGGTCTACACTCTTTGGAGCAAGcctgtttttaaagaaacttCACGTTACATTCTGTTTACCCACATGCTTCTTAATGACTCGATACATCTCCTTGTTACGTCtttgttgtatatttttggtCTGGCATTTCTCAAGTTGGTCAAGGCTGCTTGCGCTTTTATAGTGTTTGTTTCAGTTACTACTTTCCGTAACACACCTTTAAACCTGGCTGTGATGTCACTAGAGCGTTATGTGGCTATATGCTTTCCTCTAAGACATGCTGAAATAGCCACTCAGAAAAGAACTTATATTGCTATCGGAGTCATTTGGTTTATTGCTTCCATAAACTTAATAATTGACTTGCTTTATGTAGTAGTGGTGGATTCTAAATTTTTTACCTCACAAATAATGTGCACAAGAGAAAGGCTATTCATAAAACAATGGCAGGTAGATGTTTTTCAGGGCTTTAACATATTCTACTTTGTATCAGTGACTATGATCATCCTTTTCACTTATATCAGCATTTTGATCACAGCCAGGTCCATCTCCTCCAATAAAGACTCTGCTACGAAAGCCCACAAGACTGTGCTGCTGCACCTCATTCAGCTGGGCCTGTGTCTTTCCACTTTTCTCTACAGCATTATAGAGCAAGCTGCAGCAATGGCCGGCAGCAGCAGCCTCTTCTTGGACCTGCGTTATCTAAACTATTTGTTTGTGCTGATTTTGCCACGTTGCCTAAGCCCACTCATCTACGGACTGAGAGACGATGCTGTACGGTCGTTGTTAATCTACTACTTCCGCACTGCACTCGGCAAACGCAAGTCGACAGTCAATGTACACTGA